Sequence from the Christiangramia fulva genome:
TTTGGCCATCGTCTGCAGGTCTTCTACATATTGTTCCCGATGTGGGGCATCTTCAGGAATGATGGATAATACTTTTGCCAGAGCTCCTATCACCCAGCCGTTCCCCCGGCTCCAATAGGCATCTTCGCCATTTGGTTCTTTGTAAGGCGGTGCAAAATCGGCATCGCGCCACCAAAGGCCGTCCTCTTCATTGAACAATCCGTTCTTTCCGTGATGGTTCCGGGTAAACATATACATGTCGTACATTTTTTCAAAATACCGGGGATCATTCTCAACCACGCCCATTTTCGCAAAAACCGGCATTCCCATTTGAATTGCATCCACCCAGGACCAGTCGTCATTCTGCGGAGTATGCAGAAATTTTTCCATACAGGCTCGGGTATTCTTTAGTTTTTCAGGTTTTGGTTCCAGCTGATAAAGGTCAATATAAGTTTGTGCAGCACAATAGTCGTCGGCATTGCGGGTAATATTTCCGCTTCTGAAACCCCAGTTGTGAAAATCGGCCCAATCTTTTGCGTATTTATAATATTCTTTGCTTGGATAAATCTCATGTAAGGCCATAAGGCCTTCATAATATACCGAACGGGTCCAGATATTGCTAGGCCTTTCTTTATTGGTAATGATGGTTTTTCCTACATCGGGCCATTTTTGCATAAAGTAGTTGTTGGCCAGTTGCATCTTGTTCAAAACCTCCTGCCTGTCGATAGTGGTTTGTGCATAAACAGAAGAAACCTGAAATGAAAGAAATAGTATCAATGATCTGAGAAAAAGGTTTTTTTTCATCTTGACTAATTGTGGTTGTTTGAATTTTCGTGGTCTAATCTTAAAGGAGTCATCGAAACAGGTCCAAGCAGACCGGAAGGGGTTGGCTCCCATTTGGTAGCATCAAACTTTTTGTAATCTTTGTCTACCATGTTGATTTCATAAAAGATCTTCCATTCCTCACCTCGAAGCTCCATATCCCGAACCCTATTCGCGGGAAGATTCGTTATCTTCAGCGTTAAAGTATTTTTACCTTCTTTTAATTCACCAATATTTATTTTGAAGGGAACCGACCATGCGTCCCCTATATATTTCCCATTCAACCATACTTTGGCACTTTCCCGCACATCGCCAAGATTTAACATCCAACTATCAGCATCTGCCTCAGGTTTGTCAAATTCCAATTGGTAGGATGCGGTTCCTGAAAAAGCTTCGGCTTTTTTGCTCAATTTCGTCCAGCTTTCAAGTTGGGTAAGTATGGTATCCTCTGGTAGTTCCGGACCTCCTTTTTCAAAAGAGATATTCCAGCTACCGTCAAGGGGAAAACTGTTTCCTGCAATTTCGTAATACTTCCAGTTTTTACTTCCCTGGATTTCTCCGGTCTTCAGAAATAAAGATTTTCCGGGTTCTAGGTTTATTTTTACCAGCGTCTGGTCTGCCTGGCTTTTTGTTACGGCTTTCCCGGTTTTTCCTGTTAGAGGGTCAAAAATATTTACTTCGGAATAGTGGCCGTTAAGAGGTATAAAGTCGGCTATAGCCTCAGAAGTGTGATTGACAAGGAAATAGATTTTGTTTCCATTTTCATCCCTTCGGATGTATTTTAGTCCTTTATCGACAAGAGACTCAGGAAGTACCCCAGATTCTTTTAGAGACGCTTGAATATCTGAAGACTGCCTTATACGATCTTTATTTTCGTTAAGTGTTTTCTTAAGTTCCTGCGTTTCCTCTTTGTAATTTTTAATGCCAGGTACCGTTTCGGGAAGGCCCTGAAAAATAATATTTGCTCCCTGCTTTTTCAAAGATAGTAGTTTTTGGAGGGTTGCCAATTTCATTCTTTTAGTATCGGGAATGACAAGTGTTTTATAGCTTCCACCGGGTAATAACAGTTTACCGTCTTTCACCTTGGCTTTTGCTATATAGCTATCTGAAATAAAATCCAGCTGAAAACCTTTTTTCATCAGGTCATTAGTAAGTTTGTAAAAAGGTGTTTCGTGAAGCCATTCATCCAGGGAATGGATCTTGAATTGAAAAAAAAGCTGCCCGTCGAGATATTTCCCCCAAACATCGTAGATCGGCCAGTATAGCAAAGTCTGGTTATCGGCTTTTCCAGCCTGAAGCAGGGATTGGCAGTTGGAGATATAAGAGAAAAGGGCAGGGGCATCTTCCCAAATAGTGTTATCAGGGCTAAAGTTCACAGCGGCATAAAACTTCCAACCGGGCCACTTTGCACGCTCGGGGGAGTAGGCATTGCCATGTAGATAGATGTGGTTGATTCCGTTGAGCATTAACTCTTCTGCTTCGGGTTTGGTTTGAGACAAAGCCGTTTTGAAATGATCTCTGAGCCAGGTAAAAGTTTCCGAAGAGGTGAGCGGTTTTCCTGATATATGGGCCGCAGACGAAGAGAATTTAAGCATTACCGGGTCGGCATCTCCTTCTCTAATATTTTTCTCTAGGCGACGGAAACCAGGAATATCGAAGGGCATAGAGCCGAAGGTTTCACATTCAGGCGTATCGGCAGAGGCATAAAGGTCAATTAGATTGCCGGGAGAACCATGCGCCTGTAAACGACTTTTAAATCCTTTTGAATGCGCCCACGCTGTCCAGGGTTCATCAAAATTGTGAAGTAACAGGTCTGAAAGTGTTTCGCGGTAGTCGCTCTTGACTCTGTTAGCTTCTTCAGAATCTTCTTCCTTTAATAAAAGCGGGAGGTATGGCTTGAGATCATAGCCACGTCTCTTTTCAAATTCAACGAAAAATTTGGGAGTGAAATTAGTTCCATATACTTCATAACTGTCATTAAAGATGGAATGAATTTTTCCTTCGTAGCCCTGCAGGGCTTTGTTGAAAGGCTGCAAATATTCATGCAGTGCTTCCTCTGAATAATGATCTAAGGTAAAACCTTTTCCTCCTGGAGCTGCCCGCTTCACCATCTGTCCCGTTTTGCCCGCATAAACGGCATAGATCGTATAATCTTCCTTACGTGCTTTCCAGTTCAAAAATTTTCCCTTGAGCTCATCAGTTAAGTTTTTATAGGTGCCGTCTTCTCCGAAGGCAAGAACATATAAAAGACGGGTATAATTCTTTTCTTTTTCAGGATCAACTTCTATGTTTTTCTTTATTCTTTCCCCATTTTCAAGTTGATATTTGTTTACCACCAGTTTAGTGGCTGCATTTTCAGCACTTACTTTTGGGCCACCATAAGGCCAGCCCGTGCCCAGCACCATATCTACCCCCATATCTAGACTATCGGCTATATGAATGGTATAGCCCAGCATTTCCATCCATTTAGGGGAGAGATAGTCGATAAAATTCTCTTCCTCTCCCTTTATGCCATAAATGGGGGTGATCTCCACGCCGCCCAATCCGGCATTATGCAATACGATGAGGTTTTCTTTCAGATTTTTCTTATCTACTGCATTTCCCATCCACCACCAACGGGTCCAGGGTTTTGAGGTGCGGCTGGTCTCCGGTGGAAAAACGGAAGCAGTATCATTAGTTTGCTGACTCCATAGATTTGGAAGGCTGGCAAACAAGCTTAATATGATTAAGATTTTTTTGTTCATTATTAGATTTTAAATATTAGTTGTTTCCAGCTCTACGGCATAAACATTTGTTTTCCCCTCAAAATTGGCTCTGAAAATTATCCATTTTCCGTCAGGCGAAAAATGAACATTCGGCTCCAACTCATAATTATGATGTGCCATATTTACCAGTTTTTCCGAAGAAAGGCTGTCCCCTGCAGGAGTAAAATGGTAGATCCATTGGCCGTCTTTGGCATGAGCTACCTGGCTTTCATCTCCACCATCTCCGGCGAAAGTCTCCATATCTGGTGAAATGTTATAATGAATGGACCATTCGTTCCTTTTTAAGGCATAGCGTATTTCCTTTCCGGTTTTGATATTCTTTCCCGCAAGATAAAAAGTTTCTCCTCTTGGTATCTGAAGGTCGAACCAAATTTTCTTTCCGTCAGGGCTAAAAAATTCATGCCCAGCAATTTCCCGGTTTACCGTTCGATAATGCATCAGGTGGGGTTTCAGCTTATTAATATCTATCGTCCAGATGCGGTCTACTTTATGCCAGGGGCCTTCATGGCAGTACATAAAGAGGTCTGGATCTGTAGGGGAAAACTGTTCGTGATTCAACCAGGCATCTTCAGTGAAAAATTTCTGAAGTTTTCCGCTGGCAATATCAATGGTGACCAGGGAACGTTCCAGTTTCGCCTCATATATTTTATTGAAGTAATCACTCTTGTCTGGATTTTTATTGAAGATCTCCTGCTCTTCTTTGGTAATAATGACGCCTCCCAAAAGTTTTTCATCGGCATTCAAAGTGCTCGCCGATCCGATCAATCCCTCCGGAAATTTAAAGACAAAATGATCTTCATGAGTATCTATATCTGTAGAAAAAATGCTGTCATTGTTTTTGTAATACACTTTCCTGGTCTTTGCTCCAACGATTTCCCCCCTTTTGTTTCCCGGTTTATGTGTAATTTGTTCTAACTCTTTGGTATTTAGATTGACTGTAAATAATTGGTTCCCATCATTAGTATCTCCATAGAAAACCATTAAAGTACCTTTGCCATCTTTAGTGGGAAGAAAAGGGTTATTATGAAAATAGAAACTTCGGTTATTTCCTTTCCTGAGGATGAGCTTTATAATTTTATGATGGGTATCTTTATCAATCCATGCTTCCGGCATAGTCTTTAGGCTTCCAGTTTCAAGAATCGGAATTTCCTTCTGGTTCACCTTCTTTTCATTCATGGATAGTCTGTTTTCATTCTTACACGCAAAAAATAACGATACTACAGATAAGAGAAGTATCGATTTCGATAACTGATTTAGTGACTTCATAGGGATTATGTATGGGGAAATGTGAACCTAAATTAATGCTTTGTTCTTCCTATTGTATCCTGTGCCGTCCTGTTGATGATACATGAGGGAGCAGGATTTCAGATTATAATTTCAGTTTTAGTTATTAAACCATGAAACTTTTATTTAGAATATGATTTTATAGTAATAAAAAAGTATACTTCCCGGGAACATATTTGGGTACGCTAGAGGTTGTTTTAAAAAAGGGATCGATCCAACTTTCTAGGGAGCTA
This genomic interval carries:
- a CDS encoding oligogalacturonate lyase family protein, with amino-acid sequence MNEKKVNQKEIPILETGSLKTMPEAWIDKDTHHKIIKLILRKGNNRSFYFHNNPFLPTKDGKGTLMVFYGDTNDGNQLFTVNLNTKELEQITHKPGNKRGEIVGAKTRKVYYKNNDSIFSTDIDTHEDHFVFKFPEGLIGSASTLNADEKLLGGVIITKEEQEIFNKNPDKSDYFNKIYEAKLERSLVTIDIASGKLQKFFTEDAWLNHEQFSPTDPDLFMYCHEGPWHKVDRIWTIDINKLKPHLMHYRTVNREIAGHEFFSPDGKKIWFDLQIPRGETFYLAGKNIKTGKEIRYALKRNEWSIHYNISPDMETFAGDGGDESQVAHAKDGQWIYHFTPAGDSLSSEKLVNMAHHNYELEPNVHFSPDGKWIIFRANFEGKTNVYAVELETTNI
- a CDS encoding glycoside hydrolase family 88 protein, producing the protein MKKNLFLRSLILFLSFQVSSVYAQTTIDRQEVLNKMQLANNYFMQKWPDVGKTIITNKERPSNIWTRSVYYEGLMALHEIYPSKEYYKYAKDWADFHNWGFRSGNITRNADDYCAAQTYIDLYQLEPKPEKLKNTRACMEKFLHTPQNDDWSWVDAIQMGMPVFAKMGVVENDPRYFEKMYDMYMFTRNHHGKNGLFNEEDGLWWRDADFAPPYKEPNGEDAYWSRGNGWVIGALAKVLSIIPEDAPHREQYVEDLQTMAKALKKVQRKDGFWNVSLHDESHFGGPELSGTALFVYAIAYGVNHGLLDRKEYLPVIRKGWNAMAKESLHDNGFLGYVQSTGKEPKNGQPLTYDKVPDFEDYGLGCFLLAGSEVYKLEI
- a CDS encoding glycosyl hydrolase, whose translation is MNKKILIILSLFASLPNLWSQQTNDTASVFPPETSRTSKPWTRWWWMGNAVDKKNLKENLIVLHNAGLGGVEITPIYGIKGEEENFIDYLSPKWMEMLGYTIHIADSLDMGVDMVLGTGWPYGGPKVSAENAATKLVVNKYQLENGERIKKNIEVDPEKEKNYTRLLYVLAFGEDGTYKNLTDELKGKFLNWKARKEDYTIYAVYAGKTGQMVKRAAPGGKGFTLDHYSEEALHEYLQPFNKALQGYEGKIHSIFNDSYEVYGTNFTPKFFVEFEKRRGYDLKPYLPLLLKEEDSEEANRVKSDYRETLSDLLLHNFDEPWTAWAHSKGFKSRLQAHGSPGNLIDLYASADTPECETFGSMPFDIPGFRRLEKNIREGDADPVMLKFSSSAAHISGKPLTSSETFTWLRDHFKTALSQTKPEAEELMLNGINHIYLHGNAYSPERAKWPGWKFYAAVNFSPDNTIWEDAPALFSYISNCQSLLQAGKADNQTLLYWPIYDVWGKYLDGQLFFQFKIHSLDEWLHETPFYKLTNDLMKKGFQLDFISDSYIAKAKVKDGKLLLPGGSYKTLVIPDTKRMKLATLQKLLSLKKQGANIIFQGLPETVPGIKNYKEETQELKKTLNENKDRIRQSSDIQASLKESGVLPESLVDKGLKYIRRDENGNKIYFLVNHTSEAIADFIPLNGHYSEVNIFDPLTGKTGKAVTKSQADQTLVKINLEPGKSLFLKTGEIQGSKNWKYYEIAGNSFPLDGSWNISFEKGGPELPEDTILTQLESWTKLSKKAEAFSGTASYQLEFDKPEADADSWMLNLGDVRESAKVWLNGKYIGDAWSVPFKINIGELKEGKNTLTLKITNLPANRVRDMELRGEEWKIFYEINMVDKDYKKFDATKWEPTPSGLLGPVSMTPLRLDHENSNNHN